In the genome of Yarrowia lipolytica chromosome 1B, complete sequence, the window GAATTTTCTACGGACACCTCTCTggacatcaccaagactCCCACAAAGATTAATCTCATTGCCTCCGTCAGTCTCAGCAGACACATGGAGATTCTTCAAGTCGTCAACCACCTCAAGAGCCTTTTGTCAGAACTGGCAGGATATAAGCAGTTAGTCCCAGCCAGCTCAGAGCTCGAAACGTACCTTCCCCAAGTCAACTCTCTCAGTGAACAGATCCACACCTTGGCCAATGCAATGTTCGAGTTTGAACAGGAGGTTTCTGAATCAGAGAAGCTTTTGAAGCATGGAAGTGAGTGGAGTCACCACTAGGACACTAACAACACACAAATTACAAATACTTGTGAGAATGAGATTGAGCagggtacagtagtccCCCTTATAGCGTAACAGAACACAACttcaagtacatactgtacattctgtacttgtatttttaTGCATgaaactacagtatggtatgcttgtactcgtactgttTTGATACTTGTCCCACCACTCACGATTGGAAAATATTACAATAATAAATTATAATTACGTATATAATACAGTCTCTGTGTaaatgtgtttgtgtcgtgtAAATGTCTCATCGCAGCTGTTCTACGCCCACATGTCATCCTCGTCATCGTCCCAGGCAAAGTTTTTGGACTCGGATAGCTTGAGGTGCTCCTCAAACTTGATTCgcagagcctccttctcctcggcagTTGGCTCCTTGGGTTTTGAGGAAGCAGCTGTCTTtgcaggagcaggagtaGGCGCCTGTTTCTTAGGTGCCTGTCGTTCTGGGCGTTCCTGTCGCTCTGGCAGCCGTCCCTTTGGTTTCTTTTCGAACCGCGCGTCCAGTTTTGAGTGGTGGTCGGGTTTGTGGTGGTTCATCGAGTCCCGTCTGACGTGACCGTTTCGAGAGTTGCGTCGTTCTTTGGGCTCATTATTATGGCCGCTATGGCCGTTGTGGCCGTTATGGCCATTGTGCTGAGGCTGGGTCTGGCTTTCATCCCATTCACGAGTGTGgcccatcttcttctgtcgATAGGTCTCCCGCTCTCTCTCACGTAGTTctcgtcgctgctgctttGCCACATCGTCGGGAACAGTCTCGAACGGAGCTACACGTGCTGACGGAGGTGCTAGGCGTGATCGAAGATCGTTGGCAGATACAGAGCCGTTCTTTTTGTATTCGGAAGCAGGACCTTTGGGAGGCGTACTGATGAGTGGCACATCCTTGGGGTCGATTTTTGTCTCTGTCTTTGCGTCTGTCTTTGTGTCAATCTTTGCGTCGCTCTTCTTGGCCCATCGTGACTGGCCCAGGGTCTTCCGGGGACTGGTGGTCGGCGTATGTggctcttcctccttcttgggtTCAGGCTTACTAAGACGAGCAGCAAAGGCCATCGCTGCTGGCGACATGGTCGACGAGTTGTCAACGTCGCTGTCGGACTCTGACGAGTCCTTCTCTGAAAAGACAGAGACTGTCGAAGAGGATACTGGTCTGTCGTTTTTGGAGGGCGAGGCAGCCGATTTTGCTGATGTTGTCGAGTTCTCAGTTTTGTTGTTCTTGTCTGTGTTGCTTGCGGCGTTTGCTTCCTTCAGCTCTGCCGCCTTTTTCGCCCATCTGGATGCCGATAATCCCgccatgttgtgtgtgatATATTGGAGATTTTCTGCGTGTGGTGGAGTGAATGTGGGTTTTGTCAAGTGGTGATTCTCACGCGCCTTATCAAAATTTCCCACCTGCATTATGCGAGTCAACCTCACAGACCCTTTGGACAATGTCGCAATGCTATACAACAGAACAAGAGCTAGACTATGGGCACAAAAAGAAGGCTAATCTGAATGTTAAACCAGTTGCTGTCAATTACAGCAGTATGGCTTCCTCATGAAACAATGACATTCCATTCATACCACCTAACATCCAGTTCTAGAAGGTCCTCTCTGCTCccactgtacagtatgtactgtcCTTCTGTTAACTTCTTTTAGCGTGCAGTTTGCCTCACCTTTTTGGGCAAACAAATTGATGCTTAGAGTTACGTTATTAGGCTGGTATGGGCTGGCGGTAGAACCTGACAAGCAgtgtgaaaaaaataaaaaaacaggaAGAAGCAAACACATGTGCCTGAAAGAGACAATAGTGGGGCGATTTCAAGCGTAGAAGTAACCAGAGTAAGAGGCGTACCAGTAGTAAGCGCTCTGTGTGATTGTCTTCTCTATCCTTACAGTGATCTGAGGAGATGAAGTGGGCGAGATCTCGCCagagtagctacagtagctagaTGTTCATGAATGGTGGGATCTGCGTGAGTCAGTCTCAACAGACTTTTGAAGGGTCAttattttttctgtttttccAATTGATGAAATCCCATGTAGCCAATTACAAGGAAGCTTACTAAGCAAGTGATAATTCATTAAGGAAATCATATTGTAAGacgctactgtacaagcaATGTTTGCTTCCCGTTTTCTCTGTTTTCAAACAgggctacttgtattacaGCATTATTTAGTGTATTCCACACATCATTATCCTCTCCACGCACGTTATCCCAAGCTGGCTCTCACAACTTAATCAATCCCAATCCGTGATGCGTGAAACGCGTCTTCACCACCATGTCAACACTCGAAGAGCTCAAAGTACTACGCAAAAAGTTGTCTGACGCGCTCAAACGCAGCCAGGATGAAGCCAAGACGCAAAAAATCAAAGAAAACCTTGCCAAGgtgtacaagaacatggCGTCCAAGGTGGCACCTACAGACTTCACCAAAGCCATTGAATACTCCAAGTACGTCATTGATCTGATGCCGACACAAAGCCCAGGGTACCTGACAATAGGCAAAATTTTGCAGGAGAACAACAAGGATGACGCTGCTTTGAAGATGTACCAGATAGGGCTCAAACGGTGTCCTGAGGACGACAAGTTGAGACATGTTCTCAAGAGTCAGATGGAAGTGGTTCAGAGGAGATTGGATAGCAGTTTTAAGCAGGAGAAACCGACACAGACGACCCAGAGGACTTCAAAATCGTCACTGACGGAAACAGGGAGTCTTACCGAAGTAACGCCAAAGACATGCATAGATCCTATGACCACTTTACCTgcagaggtggtggaaaaCATCTTCACGCATGTGCCGTTCCGCACCGTTGTGAGAAGCATGCGTGTATCTAAGACATGGCAGACGACCATCGAGAGCATGCGTCATGTTTGGAACAGCCGGATCAActtctctgctgctcccaagGACCGTCCTGTGTCCGTCAAGGCTATGGAACGGTACTTCAAGCTGGCCACCAAGGCATCCCCCACAACTGACTTGGACGAGCTCAAACACGCCAAAAACAACATCCGTGTCATTAACTTACTAGGCATGCATTCAAAGTCGCAGGAGTACGCCATCAATCAATGGCTGGGGGCTTTCTGGTTCTCCATCGAAAGGATTAATTTATCTTTGGACGGgatcaacaccatcaaaTTTGCATCTCACCTGAAGAAGCGAGCTGAATTGATTCCTGAACACCGAGCTTCGCCATCGGATACCATCACACATCTCAAGCTGTTCTCAAGCTCTACCAATGTAGATGCTCTTGTCAGAAACATCATCACGTGTATGCCTAAACTTATATCCTTGGAAGTTATCAACAATCACAACCAGAAAACGCTCAACGTGGTCACCCCAGAGCCCTTCAAGGCTCCTCTCCCACTTTCCCATCTGAGAGTAGAAGATAATACCATTCCTCCTCGACTAGGGGCAACCTTTGCTCCTAACGCATACAAAGAGATCGCCAGCATCGTCGAACACTGTTCAGACACACTGACAGGTCTATCACTGTCGGCCATTCCTATCGAATACACAAGGCCGTTATCAAAGCTGACACATCTGGAATTGGCAACAAGTAACCATCTGATGGAGATCCGCTACCTTCCCAACTTCATGGCCAAGCTGCAACACGTGAAGCTTGACAACCATCATACCCCGCATTTCCTTAACTCGTTGAACAAATCAACATCCCTGCATCAGCTAAAATCTCTGCATTTGGACCTCCTTGGACCTCTGAAGCTTGGATCTACCCTTGTTCCTTCCCGAGTCCATGATCTGTTCAACCTGTCTCTACCCAGTCTCGAAACACTGAGCTTTACAAACTACATGTCTAACATTGTTCCTGGCTGGTTTGAGCTGCTCACAGACCGTCTACCCACCCTCGTTCACCTTGATCTGACAAACTGCAAGCTTGGAGACATTGAGATGAACGCTCTCACCAAAAGGAACAAGCTAACCAACCTGGAGTTCATTGGATTGAAAGATACACAGGTGACTGGACCTTCTTTAATTGCTCTGGCTAAACGCAAAGTCGGTATGGACGTCACTGGCCTGGATATGCGAACAGACACTTTCAGGTGGTTGGCTTATGAGAGTGGAGTCACTGTGAAGAACGACCAGAAGTAGTAGTATATAAAGCAATTAGTTTCATTAACAAATGAACAAGTGAATAATGAAAAATCAACAGTACATGGTACAGGATCCGTACGTACAGGTAGGTGTAGTTAAAAATGAGCGACTTGTTGCAATATTGGCAGAGGGCCAAAAATAAATGGTCCCtagcaggatcgaactgctgaTCTTCGCGTGGCAAAGAGGCTAACTTCTTATTAGCACGacgccttaaccaactgggccaaggGACCGTCGAATTATTACTCAAAAAATTGGACTTCCTTCTTATTCCTAAAAATGTGAAATTTCGCCGAAATTTGCTGAAATCTGTCTGAAGGTGCTTTTATTATAATACTCTACGCATTTTATATGTGGAAAGATGTTAAAATTCACGCTTACGTATGATTTATGGAACATTACACAAGTTAAAAGTTCAAAGAATGGGTTTAAAATGAAGATGTCGGGCCAGCTTTGAAGAAATCGTACTGAACGACATTGATAATACTTACAGGGTAAAGCGTAAGGCTTATAATAATTTAAAGGGCAATTTATCTACCATTTATCGGTCTtacttctacaagtatcacTATCTTTGACATATGTTATGTTTGAATATCTCATCTATAAGTTACTGTAATATCAAGATCCTATtgtacctactgtacagtactataGAGCTGATAGCTTATTTGACCTCGTGCTCCTTGTGCTCCTTgtgctccttgtcgtcacCGTAAGCCTTGGTACCGTAGTGACCGTTGATACAGATGATATCCTGGGGTCGGTAGTCTTGCTTTcctgagaagaagacctcAAGGATTTTCTTGGTGCCCTCAGCGTATCGGCCTTGGGCATCAATAGAAGTACCAGAGATATGAGGGGTCATGGCGTTTCCTCCACCGTACTTGTTTCGCATTGTTCTCCAGGGGTGGTCCTTT includes:
- a CDS encoding uncharacterized protein (Compare to YALI0B19910g, similar to Saccharomyces cerevisiae DIA2 (YOR080W); ancestral locus Anc_5.689, no similarity) — its product is MSTLEELKVLRKKLSDALKRSQDEAKTQKIKENLAKVYKNMASKVAPTDFTKAIEYSKYVIDLMPTQSPGYLTIGKILQENNKDDAALKMYQIGLKRCPEDDKLRHVLKSQMEVVQRRLDSSFKQEKPTQTTQRTSKSSLTETGSLTEVTPKTCIDPMTTLPAEVVENIFTHVPFRTVVRSMRVSKTWQTTIESMRHVWNSRINFSAAPKDRPVSVKAMERYFKLATKASPTTDLDELKHAKNNIRVINLLGMHSKSQEYAINQWLGAFWFSIERINLSLDGINTIKFASHLKKRAELIPEHRASPSDTITHLKLFSSSTNVDALVRNIITCMPKLISLEVINNHNQKTLNVVTPEPFKAPLPLSHLRVEDNTIPPRLGATFAPNAYKEIASIVEHCSDTLTGLSLSAIPIEYTRPLSKLTHLELATSNHLMEIRYLPNFMAKLQHVKLDNHHTPHFLNSLNKSTSLHQLKSLHLDLLGPLKLGSTLVPSRVHDLFNLSLPSLETLSFTNYMSNIVPGWFELLTDRLPTLVHLDLTNCKLGDIEMNALTKRNKLTNLEFIGLKDTQVTGPSLIALAKRKVGMDVTGLDMRTDTFRWLAYESGVTVKNDQK
- a CDS encoding uncharacterized protein (Compare to YALI0B19888g, no similarity), yielding MQVGNFDKARENHHLTKPTFTPPHAENLQYITHNMAGLSASRWAKKAAELKEANAASNTDKNNKTENSTTSAKSAASPSKNDRPVSSSTVSVFSEKDSSESDSDVDNSSTMSPAAMAFAARLSKPEPKKEEEPHTPTTSPRKTLGQSRWAKKSDAKIDTKTDAKTETKIDPKDVPLISTPPKGPASEYKKNGSVSANDLRSRLAPPSARVAPFETVPDDVAKQQRRELRERERETYRQKKMGHTREWDESQTQPQHNGHNGHNGHSGHNNEPKERRNSRNGHVRRDSMNHHKPDHHSKLDARFEKKPKGRLPERQERPERQAPKKQAPTPAPAKTAASSKPKEPTAEEKEALRIKFEEHLKLSESKNFAWDDDEDDMWA